The segment CAGTGagatttattaatttttcaCTGACTGATGAGGCCAATTTATCTGAATGGGTGGAAGATACCAAACTTAATCTGGGAGTTTCCCCTCTCTTACATATAAAAGATTCACTTTACAGAAATCTTTGATTATCTTATCAAACGGATTGATATTTACGGTCAAAGTCCTGTAAGGAGTTCTGTAGTAGCATAGAACTGTCCTTGCCACCTCACTGGGTGATGGTTGACCCTTAGACTCAGTTACAGTGAAAACTGATATTGTTACTGACTAGGCAGAGCTTTGGTGGGATTGTTAATGTGGTTTTTGATTGTAATCAGTATAAAATGATTGACTTGAGAAAACATTTGGGATATAGCCTCATTGTTAAAGATTAAGAATAATAAGTTAAAAGaagctctctccctctctttgtaATTATAAGGAGCTTTAATGGGAAACAATAAAGCTCAGTAATCGCACTTTAATCTTCATTTTAATCATAAATAACGACTCTCAAGGCAAACTACTTCCCCTGatctaagagagagagacaaggaaACCAAGGGCAATGGGCttgttggttgtttttaaaACTACCTCTCCATCTGACCCTGTTTAGTGGTGGGAGCAGAAGAGGTCAGACGGCAACATGAACGGCCAGCTGGACCTGAGCGGGAAGCTCATCATCAAAGCCCAGTTGGGCGACGACATCAGACGCATTCCTATCCATAACGAAGACATTACTTACGATGAGCTGGTGCTGATGATGCAACGTGTCTTTAGGGGAAAGCTGCAGAGTAATGACGAGGTTACCATCAAATACAAGGATGAAGGTGAGTCAGGACACAGGCTTTGTCCTAATTGGTTGTAAGGGTAAAAGTGTGAATTTTGTCAAGGAGATTTTCCCAGGCCAGCATATTTATTATAAACTAGTGTATAGTTTGATACCAGGTCATTTCACCATGTAATTCAAAAAAATGGAAtagagttgttgttttgggtAAAGATCATTTCCCTACAGTGAATCACATGGCCTTTCTTTTCCCTTTTGCTAGATGATGACCTCATCACCATCTTTGACAGCTCTGACCTCTCCTTTGCAATCCAGTGCAGTAGAATACTCAAATTGACTTTGTTTGGTAAGATATTAAAGCATTTCCTTTCTGTTGCCCCTTCATAGATATACACAGCCACACCTTGAGGAATCCAAGATGTTTGAAATCTTAAATCATGTGATACTGTCATGATAAACTGTGGACCATGATGTTTCACATCAGTTGTTACACCAAGCAGGCACTTGAGGGCAGTCCAGGTTACACAACAAACCCCAGCTCTTCTCTGTCCAAATGAAAGTTGTGTGCAATCCCTTCTGACTAATTTGTCTGTAAGTGTTTCTTAGTGCCAGTTCAGCAAGCAAACAAAGTGACAGGcagtacatgtactgtatgtattaacATAAGCCATTTTGCCTGTTAAGCTAGTTCCTAATTTTATTCTTAAATATGTTCCAGTCCAGCTGAATCCTCAGTTAGTTCAATAGCTCTGTAGACCATTGAAGAATTAATTACACCTTCTAAACAACCAGTTAGCCTCACCCAAACGTATCAGGGTGTGACCTCTTTTTGTCAGTATTAACAAcctgtttcacaatgtttggtTATTATTCAGTACCATAATGTCTAGTTGTATcaatatatgtttttagtcaacgaCTGTCGGATccaatatttcaacaatatttaggctactgtcagttttcacatcaaactggagggattaTAAATTATTACTTCTTACAAACTTTTAAGATGTATTAAGCCTAAAGAATATGGACTCTTTAACAATGTGATCTAGATTTGAAACTTTAAAATGGCTCAACCAAAGTTAGAAACACAATAACATGCACGTACTGACCTAACTCATGAATCTGTAATGACAACAGGATGTTGTTTCCTGTGCTTTGCTACTACTAGTAAGTATGTCCTGTAGTTACTACTTTTATTAATATGAGAACGGTgggatttttctttaaaaaaaaaaaaaaaacaagtaaaatctGAGTCCTGGCTTGTTATTACATGTCATGACCTCTGATATTCTCTGACGTGTCAAAATTCAAAGCCAGCGAGAGTAGCTGGAAGCCTTTCAGCGCAGTGCTTCATGACCTTCATGATCTCTGTTTAGCATTATTTGGTCAAACAGAGAAAGCTGTGAGAGAAGGGAATTGTCATATTCATTCTTTAGCGATAGACATTTCACTCCTCCATTCAGTTATAGTGGGAAAATAAGAGTTGAAAGACGGTCGATTGTGGTGCAGGTCACATGGGGTTGGAGATAGTTTTCTTGTGTTTCCTGCAGATTGACAGTATAATAATGTACCCATTGGTTTGGGTGTTTATTTCATTAAGTAAGCACGACAAACTAGTGCCCTTTTGCCCAGCATTCCCTAGCTCCATTGTTAGTTAATTGCCTGGCTGGCAGAGTGTGACGATGAAGCTCTCAGTccctctgtcagcctggctgcTATTGTGAATAGCTTTGTGGATTCAGCCATGTGAAAAATGGTCTCTCTAATCTCAGGTATTCAGAGTGTAGAGACAACAGAACTGGGTCAGATCATCATTCATAATGTACAAATACTTAATGTAGAATTAACAGCTTTTCCAGACCAATTAATGGCAGCAACTACAGTAtccattgtgtttattttacactAGCAGATGTTGATGTATAACACTGGGCTGTTCTGTTTATCTACTGGGCTGTTGACGCATTCCTGTATAGTCTGTCCCAGATATCCCTCTGAGCTTGTAACTATAACTCGGCTCTAGTCCATGATCTGTGTCAATGAGCAGTTCAAAACAATGCTGACCCAAGTGGGAGATTTAAATAATGAGATCCAGATTCAGTAATGTACAAAAATATTCCATTCATAAATGTGTGGACTTGGgaattgttgtcttttgtatAAGTGATCAGGAGTCAAAATGGAGTCAGCTGAGCAGTGATGGAGAAGTATTTGAATTAGTTCAGTTACATTCcctagacaaataaaaaaaggttttgttcaATTTGCTCACTTGTGGTTTCTCTCTCGTCATCTCTCATTATCTACAGTGAATGGTCAGCCGCGGCCTTTGGAGTCTAGTCAGGTGAAGTACCTGCGCAGGGAGCTCATTGAGCTCAGAAATAAAGTCAACAACCTCCTGGATAGCCTGGAGCCCCCTACAGATCCTGGTCTTGCTGCCACAGCACTGGACAGTGGTAAGcacccctcacacacacacatcagatgcacacacatacatgttaGAGCTAGACCACCCGATATTAGCTTATTATATCTGGATCAGTGTATGTGTTAGCCAAAGTTTGACGTAGTTGATAAACAGTGTTAccattgcatagtttgtccaccagagggcccTGATAAGGTGATTTTTCTGTAAATGATACTGTAAATGGCAAGAAAAAGTCTAGGGGTAACTGTATTAAGATTGTTATGTGCTTATGTTAAAAGAAATTAGCCAGCCAGACAACTCCAATGTTATGTATGTGTTTCAAAGCAAAGTCACAAACTGCCttacagtaaaagaaaacaattaaaagtaaataaaactaaagATATTAAACAAGTAGTGGAAtatgttcacacacaaacacccactgCAGGTGTCTTGATTTCTCTTTTTAGAAGCCTCAGTTTCTTAATGCCACTGATCGAGATTGCACGGCCTCCTTAACAAATAACACTTGTTTATATTCCACATGCTCACTGCCAGAATTGCAAGATCTGTATCCCACAGGAGCACTGGCACCAGATTGAGACACTTTAAGGGTCAGCCATTGCTGGAATAATTAAATATGATGATATGAACTATATGATTTTAtagattttaatatttgtttggAATTTGAAGCTTTAATTATGTACTGCATACATACTGGTTCAGTCCCATTTGATCGTggtcactcaaacacacatccCCAGCTTAAAGACTAGGCCAAAGCATTTACGCGAGGAACATGTGCAGTCATATTACAGTATGGTAGTAGGCCACTTTAGGCTGTAATTCTCTGTGAGCTGTAACTTTATGCATTTGCAATCTGGCACCATGATGAGACAAAGAGGTGGATTTGTTTTACCAATCAAATGATGGAGTATAATAAAAGTATAAGGTCTTTTATGAGGCTCTGACAACATTCAACACTCAATCCCTCGTActccatgtttgttttaatgatgtAATAACAAATCTTTTTTATCGTCAACTCAGACTATATCAAAATGTTGCATACATGTATTGCATTATTGCCACATTTCGTCTTCATCTCTGCTGGTTGTTAAAAATTTCTTTGGCCGTGTATCCAGAATCAGTGGATGGACGTGAAGGCAAAGTGATGGCTGCAGATCACACAGTGAAACTGGCCACGCCAGTCAGCGCAGCCAGCATGTCTGCCTTCGACCCGCTAAAAAACCAGGACGAGGTCAGCAAGAATGTCATCTCCGCTTTTGGTCTGAGCGAGGACCAGGCCCCAGGTACTGCACACTATTCAACTCCAAAAAAGTAGAAGAGCCTACTTATAAGTGTTTGTTATGTTTAAGTGTATATCTGTCATCTCCACTGtatgtctgtctccctctgtgcCGTCTGAGTAGCTCCTCCAGCAGTCGCACCAGAGGAGCGCTCAGGAACCCCTGACAGCATTGCCTCCTCCTCGTCCGCAGCCCCTCAGCCAGGAGTGCCCCCCCAGCCACAGGCTCCATATCCTGGAGTACAGCAGGGACCCCCAGCTGGCATGGATGgtgagacacatgcacacacagcaacTGTATCCCCAGGAAAACCCAAATGCACACATGCCTTATTTaatacaacatacacacacattctctaACGCAGGTAGGTGTCTGTGTTAGAAATGATACACAATGGGATCATGTGGAGAGCATGCATTGTGGGTGATCAAGCAATTACACACTACCACCAACGTCGCCTCATAAAAATGTCACCCCCTGTTGAACAAAGTTGAATGTGTTGCCCTAAACTACCAATccaagctcttttttttttccaatgagTAGTTCTGCATGGGATCTTATTAACCTGAGGTAGGAAGCTATATAGATTCAGTTTACCGCATGTACTATTCCTTGTTTTGGGGAATCAGATCCACTCTGCTGTTAGAGCAGCAAGTTTCATTGAATGATAAATGATCCTTGAGTCTCACCACTGTGGAATCTTACTGAACACTGTGTAAACAAGAGTTTTCATTGAATTAGGGTTTATCTTACACAGCAGAGACCTTATcacagctctgagtgtgtgtgagacctttaaCACGCTCATGTTGGACCCAAACCCAAGGCCTAGATGAAGATAAATGAACAAAGGATCAGGCAGTTTGTAGGGAACAACAAACAAGACTTGTTTTACTTCATTCTCTCAGCACATTCCTAGAGCTGCACGATTTGGTGAAAAAGTCATATTacgattattgtggacaatattgtgatttgcgattcgattataatggaacaaatggtactatgagtctacttgcttgattatcaaggaaaatgcacaaaatactgacattttgaaatgtgtatttctcaacatgaaacaaattaaacaatatttataacaataactagtaaaacagatgtaaaacagaacaaggggaaccatgttgctctacggaggaggcagctagaaggagcaaatattggcacactgcCACCGGCTCGTtgtacatctgtccactgcagagtctctatccacaacctggaggagaaaCTGTACAAGAGtctattaaataaagagtataatgttcagttaatagtatactgttagtctaaaaataatgtattaaatactacattcattataatttcatataaatgtgtactttttttttaccactagttgaatattaaatccattgtttttattcattaaatccttgtgcaagcaaaaggctctacactgctctaatttgttaatgctaagtactaacttaaCCTAATGTCcggagcatcagtgatatcggtgaggtgcttacgcagagcccaaaggatactaaaggacagtgcccacccagccacagcctgttcaccctgctgccttctgggaagagatataggagtttctgctgccacaccaccagactgcagagcagctttttccccccaagctatcagactcttaaactctaattcatcctcagcactgctccagtgatgacagtttatttctgttaccatttttcataattgattctttattaatttatattgtctgctgtgtagcagaagggagttacaaaactcaatttcactctacaacttgttgtattgtgacaataaacctacctacctacttaacttgtcaataatcatattgttcaaaatttaatgatttgctgtagcccgtcaaactgtttttaatgtcccaccccatccaggctgtgattggtcggtttacgaaaagtgactgacaagcacgtcggctctgtgaaaatttaaacatgttgaacaacaaaaggcaccgatacagctaacgttaaatggtCTGCTAGCTAAACCCAAATCTTCTTTATattctcccagttttcttctgtcttaacTGCTTCAGCTGTAGacgtctctctgtttctgtcacagAGCGACTGGAGCACCGGCCTTTCTCTCGATGCTCTGGTGGcgagtccgactatgttttgaacaattagCGGTGGGGCGggggtaggttgttgtcttaaaagttactggcacactgctcataaatcattttgCTCATTGCACGTAGGCTTATCTGTTTGTAGAGCcacatgcgagagcccggtgtgggcagagataatgagcagactgcagtgcaCCGAGAGGAgtgtgtcacacacactttatctgttttactaaattgcacactttttgcgg is part of the Micropterus dolomieu isolate WLL.071019.BEF.003 ecotype Adirondacks linkage group LG07, ASM2129224v1, whole genome shotgun sequence genome and harbors:
- the tfg gene encoding LOW QUALITY PROTEIN: protein TFG (The sequence of the model RefSeq protein was modified relative to this genomic sequence to represent the inferred CDS: deleted 2 bases in 1 codon), with the protein product MNGQLDLSGKLIIKAQLGDDIRRIPIHNEDITYDELVLMMQRVFRGKLQSNDEVTIKYKDEDDDLITIFDSSDLSFAIQCSRILKLTLFVNGQPRPLESSQVKYLRRELIELRNKVNNLLDSLEPPTDPGLAATALDSESVDGREGKVMAADHTVKLATPVSAASMSAFDPLKNQDEVSKNVISAFGLSEDQAPAPPAVAPEERSGTPDSIASSSSAAPQPGVPPQPQAPYPGVQQGPPAGMDGQVYQQYQAPGGYPPQQPGAPPQQQYGMQYSGYSTQPGAPQPGPPQQQPQQQFQNYAPPASQAPAPVPAPGFQGGEQQQQQQQQQQQQPHPSQGAQQYPPGAFPPQNYTSQATQPANYSLPPSSQPASGYQPRPGYTPPPGNTVTPPPGAANPYARNRPPYGQGYTQPGPGYR